The Faecalibacterium prausnitzii genome includes a window with the following:
- the fabF gene encoding beta-ketoacyl-ACP synthase II, translating into MEKRRVVITGLGTVNPLGNNVSASWDAAMAGKCGIGPITQFDASEFKCKLAGEVKNFDPETVVDKKEARKMARFTLLALAAAAEAIADSGLDTEAEARQIGVILSSGIGGLPTIEEQHTRGEEKGMEKVSPYFVPMSIANMAAAQIAIRFGLKGMCTCPVTACAGGTNAVGDAFHRIRDGYEPVMVCGGAESCISPLGIGGFTSMKALSTASDPDAASLPFDARRSGFVMGEGSGVLVLEELEHAKARGAHIYAEVVGYGANCDAYHFTAPAPGGAGAIDCMKLALADGQVAPEAIDHINAHGTGTHMNDSCETAAIHAVFGAHAGDIAVVSTKSMTGHLLGGAGGVEAVFTALALRDQFAPPTIHYEQPDPECDLDYVPNTGRSMKMEYALSNSLGFGGHNACLVFRKWEG; encoded by the coding sequence ATGGAAAAACGCAGAGTCGTGATCACCGGCCTTGGCACTGTGAACCCGCTGGGCAACAACGTTTCCGCAAGCTGGGATGCTGCCATGGCAGGCAAATGCGGTATCGGGCCCATCACCCAGTTCGATGCCAGCGAATTCAAGTGCAAGCTGGCAGGCGAAGTCAAGAACTTTGACCCGGAGACCGTCGTAGACAAAAAAGAAGCCCGCAAGATGGCCCGTTTCACCCTGCTGGCGCTGGCTGCGGCCGCCGAAGCCATTGCAGACAGCGGCCTGGACACCGAAGCGGAAGCCCGCCAGATCGGCGTCATCCTTTCCAGCGGCATCGGCGGTCTGCCCACCATCGAAGAGCAGCACACCCGCGGCGAGGAAAAAGGGATGGAGAAGGTCAGCCCCTACTTCGTCCCCATGTCCATCGCGAACATGGCCGCAGCGCAGATCGCCATCCGCTTCGGGCTGAAGGGGATGTGCACCTGCCCGGTGACTGCCTGTGCAGGCGGCACCAACGCCGTGGGCGATGCTTTCCACCGCATCCGTGATGGCTATGAGCCGGTCATGGTCTGCGGCGGTGCCGAAAGCTGCATCAGCCCGCTGGGCATCGGCGGCTTCACCAGCATGAAGGCGCTTTCCACGGCTTCCGACCCGGATGCCGCCAGCCTGCCCTTCGATGCCCGCCGCAGCGGCTTCGTCATGGGCGAGGGCAGCGGTGTGCTGGTGCTGGAAGAACTGGAGCACGCGAAGGCGCGCGGTGCGCACATCTATGCCGAGGTGGTGGGCTACGGTGCCAACTGCGACGCCTACCACTTCACCGCACCGGCACCCGGCGGCGCAGGCGCCATCGACTGCATGAAGCTGGCACTGGCCGATGGTCAGGTCGCGCCGGAAGCCATCGACCACATCAACGCCCACGGCACCGGCACCCACATGAACGACAGTTGCGAGACCGCCGCCATCCATGCGGTGTTCGGTGCCCATGCCGGGGACATCGCCGTCGTTTCGACCAAGAGCATGACCGGCCACCTGCTGGGCGGTGCAGGCGGCGTGGAAGCCGTGTTCACCGCGCTGGCGCTGCGCGACCAGTTTGCGCCGCCCACCATCCACTACGAGCAGCCCGACCCGGAATGCGACCTGGATTACGTTCCCAACACCGGCCGCTCCATGAAGATGGAATACGCGCTCAGCAACAGTCTGGGCTTTGGCGGGCACAATGCCTGCCTCGTGTTCCGGAAATGGGAGGGCTGA
- the hflX gene encoding GTPase HflX, giving the protein MSELYDILVETPPAKVILLALDQGLWDCERSLAELSALCEANHMEAVAEVTQKRQTPETGIVLGSGKLEEAHLAAEELGAVCAVFDGELTGSQIRNISTALGGLEVIDRTMLILEIFRSRAVTNEGKLQTELALLRYRLPRLQGMGESLSRQGGGGGGGGGARRGAGETKLELDRRHVHARIDALAEKLAEMEKRRGESRKARAKTGMPVVSLVGYTNVGKSSLMNALCGPSVAEADMLFATLDPTSRKLVLPSGMAVLLVDTVGFVSRLPHNLVEAFKSTLEEAAWSDVIVRVADAGDEQREEQLAVTDEVLDGLDCADIPRLTVYNKCDKPGALSFDPDILLTSAKTGYGLDKLLQKLDETLSDRVHTLKVLLPYDKLGLAAPMRERGSVQVEEYREDGLYLEGIVKTEDLHCFEGYLV; this is encoded by the coding sequence TTGAGCGAACTTTACGATATTTTAGTCGAAACACCCCCGGCAAAGGTCATCCTTCTGGCACTGGACCAGGGCCTGTGGGACTGCGAGCGCAGCCTTGCCGAGTTGTCGGCCCTGTGCGAAGCCAACCACATGGAGGCCGTGGCCGAGGTGACCCAGAAGCGCCAGACCCCGGAGACCGGCATCGTGCTGGGCAGCGGCAAGCTGGAAGAAGCCCATCTCGCCGCCGAGGAGCTGGGCGCTGTGTGCGCCGTCTTTGACGGCGAGCTGACCGGCAGCCAGATCCGCAACATCTCCACCGCGCTGGGCGGGCTGGAAGTCATCGACCGCACCATGCTGATTTTGGAGATCTTCCGCAGCCGCGCCGTGACCAACGAAGGCAAACTGCAGACTGAACTGGCCCTGCTGCGCTACCGTCTGCCCCGCCTGCAGGGCATGGGCGAGAGCCTGAGCCGCCAGGGCGGCGGCGGTGGCGGCGGCGGTGGTGCCCGCCGCGGTGCCGGTGAGACCAAGCTGGAGCTGGACCGCCGCCACGTCCACGCCCGCATCGACGCATTGGCTGAGAAGCTGGCCGAGATGGAGAAGCGCCGGGGCGAGAGCCGGAAGGCCCGCGCCAAGACCGGGATGCCGGTGGTCAGTCTGGTGGGCTACACCAACGTGGGCAAATCCAGCCTGATGAACGCCCTGTGCGGCCCCAGCGTCGCCGAGGCCGACATGCTGTTCGCTACACTGGACCCCACCAGCCGGAAACTGGTGCTCCCCAGCGGCATGGCGGTACTGCTGGTGGATACGGTCGGCTTCGTCTCCCGCCTGCCCCACAACCTGGTCGAGGCGTTCAAATCCACGCTGGAAGAAGCCGCCTGGTCGGACGTCATCGTCCGGGTGGCCGATGCAGGCGACGAACAGCGCGAAGAGCAGCTGGCCGTCACCGACGAAGTTCTGGACGGGCTGGACTGCGCCGATATCCCCCGCCTGACCGTCTACAACAAGTGCGACAAGCCCGGTGCCCTGTCCTTTGACCCGGATATCCTGCTGACCAGCGCCAAGACCGGCTACGGTCTGGACAAACTGCTGCAAAAGCTGGACGAGACCCTCAGCGACCGGGTCCACACCCTCAAGGTCCTGCTCCCCTACGACAAGCTCGGCCTCGCCGCCCCCATGCGGGAGCGCGGCAGCGTGCAGGTGGAGGAGTACCGGGAAGACGGCCTTTATCTGGAAGGCATCGTCAAGACGGAAGACCTCCACTGCTTCGAAGGGTATCTCGTCTGA
- the acpP gene encoding acyl carrier protein yields MTFEEMKKIVVDTLNCDADKVTMEASLTEDLEADSLDAVELNMALEDACGVSIPDEELAKLKTVGDIYNYITAHV; encoded by the coding sequence ATGACGTTTGAAGAGATGAAGAAGATCGTTGTTGACACCCTGAACTGCGATGCCGACAAGGTGACTATGGAAGCCAGCCTGACCGAGGACCTCGAAGCCGACAGCCTGGACGCTGTGGAGCTGAACATGGCGCTGGAGGATGCCTGCGGCGTCTCCATCCCGGACGAGGAACTGGCAAAGCTCAAGACCGTGGGCGACATCTACAACTACATCACCGCACACGTCTGA
- a CDS encoding beta-ketoacyl-ACP synthase III, translating into MKGLQLIATGGALPGRTVTNEDLSRMVDTSDEWITSRTGIRTRHWCTDEESAATLAVRAAKQALERSGLAPADIACCICATLSAPDATPSVACQVQAALGLPEDRPALDINAACSGFLYGMGVARGLLATLGGQYALVIGCEALSRLMDPADRSTCVLFGDGAGAAVFRLADTPFALTLGARGSDVLHAGGPSRAGSAPITMDGKAVFRFAVEALPHCLHTVLDETQRTLDDLSWVVCHQANSRIIDHCVKALRADPAKFYKNMDRHGNTSAASIPVALNELAESGQLKPGQLLACIGFGGGLTWGGAIFQYKECV; encoded by the coding sequence ATGAAGGGTTTGCAGCTGATCGCCACCGGCGGGGCACTGCCGGGCCGGACGGTCACAAACGAGGACTTGAGCCGCATGGTGGACACCAGCGATGAATGGATCACCAGCCGCACGGGCATCCGCACCCGACACTGGTGCACAGACGAAGAATCGGCTGCAACGCTGGCCGTCCGGGCGGCAAAACAGGCATTGGAGCGCAGCGGCCTTGCCCCGGCGGACATTGCCTGCTGCATCTGCGCCACGCTGTCTGCGCCGGACGCCACCCCCAGTGTGGCCTGCCAAGTGCAGGCGGCGCTGGGGCTGCCCGAAGACCGGCCTGCGCTGGACATCAACGCGGCCTGTTCCGGCTTCCTCTACGGCATGGGCGTGGCGCGGGGCCTGCTGGCGACACTGGGCGGGCAGTATGCACTGGTCATCGGGTGCGAAGCACTTTCCCGCCTGATGGACCCGGCCGACCGCTCCACCTGTGTGCTGTTCGGAGATGGAGCCGGTGCCGCAGTCTTCCGGCTGGCGGACACCCCCTTTGCGCTCACGCTGGGCGCGCGCGGCAGCGATGTGCTCCACGCCGGCGGGCCGTCCCGTGCAGGCTCCGCGCCCATCACGATGGATGGAAAGGCCGTCTTCCGCTTTGCCGTGGAGGCGCTGCCCCACTGTCTGCACACCGTGCTGGACGAAACGCAGCGCACCCTCGACGATCTGTCGTGGGTGGTCTGCCATCAGGCCAATAGCCGCATCATCGACCACTGCGTCAAGGCGCTGCGGGCCGACCCGGCAAAGTTTTATAAGAACATGGACCGTCACGGCAACACCAGCGCCGCCAGCATTCCGGTCGCTCTCAACGAGCTGGCCGAAAGCGGGCAGCTGAAGCCCGGCCAGCTGCTGGCCTGCATCGGCTTCGGCGGCGGGCTGACCTGGGGCGGCGCGATTTTTCAATACAAAGAGTGCGTATGA
- the fabG gene encoding 3-oxoacyl-[acyl-carrier-protein] reductase, with the protein MSEQTLTRAAVVTGGSRGIGRAVCTALAKQGVNVVVNYCHGEAAAAETVALCKAAGADAVAVQADVSTAAGCKALFDAAAAAFGRVDILVNNAGITRDNLILRLTEEDFDAVLDANLKGAFLCCKEAARRMVRQRYGRIVNLSSVVALRGNAGQTNYAASKAGLIGLTKSLARELASRNVTVNAVAPGFIETDMTAALPEAVRAEMAKGIPAGRAGSPEDVANAVAFFTAEQSSYLTGQVLCVDGGMAM; encoded by the coding sequence ATGAGCGAACAGACTCTGACCCGCGCCGCCGTCGTGACCGGCGGGAGCCGCGGCATCGGCCGCGCCGTCTGCACGGCACTGGCAAAACAGGGCGTGAACGTGGTGGTCAACTACTGCCACGGCGAAGCCGCTGCGGCCGAGACCGTCGCGCTGTGCAAAGCCGCAGGCGCAGACGCCGTGGCCGTGCAGGCCGATGTTTCCACTGCCGCAGGCTGCAAGGCGCTGTTTGACGCCGCCGCGGCCGCCTTTGGCCGGGTGGATATCCTGGTGAACAACGCGGGCATCACCCGCGACAACCTCATCCTCCGCCTGACCGAAGAGGACTTTGACGCCGTGCTGGACGCCAACCTCAAGGGTGCTTTCCTCTGCTGTAAGGAAGCCGCCCGCCGCATGGTGCGCCAGCGGTATGGCCGCATCGTGAACCTTTCCAGCGTTGTGGCGCTGCGGGGCAATGCCGGCCAGACCAACTATGCCGCCAGCAAGGCCGGCCTCATCGGCCTGACCAAGAGTCTGGCGCGGGAGCTGGCCAGCCGGAACGTCACGGTGAATGCCGTTGCGCCCGGCTTTATTGAGACCGATATGACCGCCGCTCTGCCGGAAGCCGTCCGCGCCGAAATGGCCAAAGGCATCCCGGCGGGCCGGGCCGGCAGCCCGGAGGATGTGGCGAACGCGGTGGCATTCTTCACCGCCGAACAAAGCAGCTATCTCACCGGGCAGGTGCTCTGTGTGGATGGCGGCATGGCAATGTAA
- the accD gene encoding acetyl-CoA carboxylase, carboxyltransferase subunit beta, producing the protein MNDIRDLLPGRMRERTFQLKAKRDAGAIWHEPQFVECKQCGRRAARTLWTKSLYVCPNCGYHMPIGGYYRLSLVLDHGSFRELDADLAPQDVLHFPEYEEKLTAAQNKTGLREAAVTATGRIGGVACVAAVLDSRFFMGSMSTAVGDKITRAVEYATAKRLPLVIFSASGGARMQEGIFSLMQMAKTSAAIQRFSAKGGLYVSVLTHPTTGGVTASFASLGDIMLAEPGALIGFAGPRVIEQTIGEKLPAGFQRSEFQMEHGFVDQVVPRSQLRDTLIQVLQLHAGGKHA; encoded by the coding sequence ATGAACGATATCCGAGACCTGCTCCCCGGCCGGATGCGGGAGCGCACCTTCCAGCTGAAGGCCAAACGGGATGCCGGAGCCATCTGGCACGAACCACAGTTCGTGGAGTGCAAGCAGTGCGGCCGCCGCGCCGCCCGCACCCTGTGGACGAAAAGCCTTTATGTCTGCCCCAACTGCGGCTATCACATGCCCATCGGCGGGTATTACCGGCTCAGTCTGGTGCTGGACCACGGCAGCTTCCGGGAGCTGGATGCAGATCTGGCCCCGCAGGATGTGCTGCATTTTCCGGAGTATGAGGAAAAGCTGACCGCCGCCCAGAACAAGACCGGCCTGCGCGAAGCTGCTGTCACGGCAACGGGCCGCATCGGCGGGGTCGCCTGTGTGGCCGCCGTGCTGGACAGCCGGTTCTTCATGGGCAGCATGAGCACCGCTGTGGGCGATAAGATCACCCGCGCCGTAGAGTATGCCACCGCCAAGCGCCTGCCGCTGGTCATCTTTTCTGCCAGCGGCGGTGCCCGGATGCAGGAGGGCATCTTCAGCCTGATGCAGATGGCAAAGACCTCGGCCGCCATCCAGCGCTTTTCCGCCAAAGGCGGGCTGTACGTCAGCGTACTGACCCACCCCACCACCGGCGGTGTGACGGCCAGCTTCGCCAGCCTGGGCGACATCATGCTGGCCGAGCCGGGCGCCCTCATCGGCTTTGCCGGGCCGCGCGTCATTGAGCAGACCATCGGCGAAAAGCTGCCCGCCGGGTTCCAGCGCAGTGAATTTCAGATGGAGCACGGCTTTGTGGACCAGGTGGTGCCCCGCAGTCAGCTGCGGGATACCCTGATCCAGGTCTTGCAGCTCCATGCAGGAGGAAAACACGCATGA
- a CDS encoding DUF561 domain-containing protein: MKLLNEILGTKYPIIQGGMANIATGEFAAACSNAGALGIIGAGGMNADTLRENIRRCKQLTDKPFGVNIMLMHPQADEFAKIVVEEGVQVVTTGAGNPGKYVPAWKAAGIKVIPVVAAAVLAKHLEPLGIDAVIAEGTESGGHVGEMTTMALVPQVVDAVNVPVIAAGGIADGRQLAAALALGACGVQVGTCLLVSEECPIHENYKAALLKAKDSDTIVTGRIGGSPVRVLKNRMSREYVRQEKAGADKMELEKYTLGSLRRAVFEGDTATGSLMAGQVAGMLHEVRPVADILDDLWNSGRQRIAALNEEC; the protein is encoded by the coding sequence ATGAAACTGTTGAATGAAATTTTAGGCACAAAATACCCCATCATCCAGGGCGGCATGGCCAACATCGCCACCGGCGAGTTTGCCGCTGCCTGCTCCAACGCAGGTGCGCTGGGCATCATCGGCGCAGGCGGCATGAACGCCGACACCCTGCGTGAGAACATCCGCCGCTGCAAGCAGCTGACGGACAAGCCCTTCGGCGTGAACATCATGCTGATGCACCCGCAGGCCGATGAATTTGCAAAGATCGTGGTGGAAGAGGGCGTGCAGGTGGTCACCACCGGTGCAGGCAATCCGGGCAAATATGTGCCCGCATGGAAAGCCGCCGGCATCAAGGTGATCCCCGTGGTCGCCGCCGCCGTTCTGGCAAAGCATCTGGAGCCGCTGGGAATTGACGCCGTGATCGCCGAAGGCACCGAAAGCGGCGGCCATGTGGGCGAAATGACCACCATGGCGCTGGTCCCGCAGGTCGTGGACGCCGTCAACGTGCCCGTGATCGCAGCGGGCGGCATCGCCGACGGCCGTCAGCTGGCCGCCGCGCTGGCACTGGGTGCCTGCGGTGTGCAGGTGGGCACCTGCCTGCTCGTGAGCGAGGAGTGCCCCATCCACGAAAACTACAAAGCGGCCCTGCTCAAGGCCAAGGACAGCGATACCATCGTGACGGGCCGCATCGGCGGCTCGCCGGTGCGTGTGCTGAAAAACCGGATGAGCCGGGAATATGTCCGGCAGGAAAAAGCCGGAGCCGACAAGATGGAGCTGGAAAAGTACACGCTGGGCAGCCTGCGCCGCGCCGTCTTTGAGGGCGACACCGCCACCGGCAGCCTGATGGCCGGTCAGGTGGCCGGTATGCTCCACGAGGTGCGCCCGGTGGCAGACATCCTCGACGACCTGTGGAACAGCGGGAGGCAGCGCATCGCCGCGCTGAACGAGGAATGCTGA
- the fabZ gene encoding 3-hydroxyacyl-ACP dehydratase FabZ, which yields MAEPRIVRETPHALTAEQIAAILPHRYPFALVDRILDYEPGQWAIGRKCVTRNEDFFNGHFPGAPVMPGVLILEALAQTGAVAALSLPENQGKLALFGGIKNARFRKQVTPGDVLTLHCELVEQHGPVGIGKASAYVDGKCAATAELTFVLTEKADA from the coding sequence ATGGCTGAACCCCGCATCGTGCGCGAAACGCCCCATGCCCTCACGGCAGAGCAGATCGCAGCCATCCTCCCGCACCGCTACCCCTTCGCCCTCGTGGACCGCATCCTGGACTACGAGCCGGGCCAGTGGGCCATTGGCCGCAAATGCGTGACCCGCAACGAAGATTTTTTCAACGGCCACTTCCCCGGTGCGCCCGTCATGCCCGGTGTCCTCATCCTCGAAGCACTGGCCCAGACCGGCGCTGTGGCGGCGCTCAGCCTGCCGGAGAATCAGGGCAAGCTCGCCCTTTTCGGCGGCATCAAAAATGCCCGCTTCCGCAAACAGGTCACACCCGGCGATGTGCTCACCCTCCACTGCGAACTGGTGGAGCAGCACGGCCCGGTGGGCATCGGCAAAGCCTCGGCCTATGTGGACGGCAAGTGCGCCGCCACCGCAGAGCTGACCTTTGTGCTGACCGAAAAGGCAGACGCCTGA
- a CDS encoding acetyl-CoA carboxylase carboxyltransferase subunit alpha translates to MIKEILEQLAPLDAQIAALKGSGNDMEAITAHASELAELAVEEDEILRSCGPLTAEDRVFLARHPERPHIDETVSALFTDFFEQRGDRQCKEDSAILGGVARFHGLPVTVIGHRKGSTLEENLACNFGMPGPEGYRKALRLMKQAEKFGRPIITFIDTPGAYPGKDAEERGQGEAIARNLMEMSGLTVPVIAVVTGEGSSGGALALGVANHILMLENAVYSVLSPEGFASILWKDASRSGEACEMMKLTAQDLYRDGIVEEVIPEPLGGAQRGHAALFEHLDTALRNHLRELCRMNGRQLADQRYKKYRQIGETRNA, encoded by the coding sequence ATGATCAAAGAGATTTTAGAGCAGCTGGCCCCGCTGGATGCCCAGATCGCCGCGCTGAAAGGCAGCGGCAATGACATGGAGGCCATCACGGCCCATGCGTCCGAACTGGCCGAGCTGGCCGTGGAAGAGGACGAGATCCTGCGCTCCTGCGGCCCGCTGACCGCCGAGGACCGGGTCTTTCTGGCCCGGCACCCGGAGCGTCCCCACATCGACGAAACGGTCTCGGCTCTGTTCACCGATTTCTTCGAGCAGCGGGGCGACCGCCAGTGCAAGGAGGACAGCGCCATCCTGGGCGGCGTGGCCCGGTTCCATGGGCTGCCGGTGACCGTCATCGGCCACCGCAAGGGGTCCACGCTGGAAGAGAATCTGGCCTGCAACTTTGGGATGCCCGGCCCGGAAGGGTACCGCAAGGCCCTGCGTCTGATGAAGCAGGCTGAAAAGTTCGGCCGCCCCATCATCACCTTCATCGACACGCCGGGCGCATACCCCGGCAAGGATGCCGAGGAGCGCGGGCAGGGTGAAGCCATTGCGCGGAACCTGATGGAGATGAGCGGCCTGACCGTTCCGGTCATTGCCGTCGTCACCGGCGAGGGGTCTTCCGGCGGTGCACTGGCACTGGGCGTGGCCAACCACATCCTGATGCTGGAAAACGCCGTCTACTCGGTGCTCAGCCCGGAGGGCTTTGCCAGCATCCTGTGGAAGGATGCCTCCCGCAGCGGCGAAGCCTGCGAGATGATGAAGCTGACCGCGCAGGACCTGTACCGTGACGGCATCGTGGAAGAAGTGATCCCGGAGCCGCTGGGCGGCGCACAGCGCGGCCATGCGGCCCTGTTCGAACACCTGGATACTGCTCTGCGCAACCACCTGCGGGAGCTGTGCCGCATGAATGGCCGACAGCTGGCCGACCAGCGCTATAAAAAATACCGCCAGATCGGAGAAACGAGGAACGCATGA
- a CDS encoding NAD(P)H-dependent flavin oxidoreductase: MLTLGKKALSVPILQGGMGVGVSLGGLAGAVAACGGMGCISTADAGYREPDFARDPVRANHRALAAEIRKAKDLAKGAGMVAINAMVATQDYAAAIRTAVEAGVDAVVSGAGLPLELPGLVDTPDVAIAPIVSSGRAAKLILRRWAKAFGRTADFVVIEGCKAGGHLGFSEEELLAGACQTLDDILPEVLAEVRPYEAQFGHPIPVFVAGGVYTGADMAHFTKLGAAGVQLATRFIPTVECDAAQGYKDVLLKARPEDVRIIHSPVGMPGRALNTPLVQALAEGRRFPPRHCARCLKTCDPACVPYCITHALIEAVKGNVEEGLFFCGDNVGRLDRMYTVRELMDELVTEWRQNA; the protein is encoded by the coding sequence ATGCTGACCCTCGGCAAAAAGGCCCTGTCCGTCCCCATCCTGCAGGGCGGCATGGGCGTAGGCGTTTCGCTGGGCGGGCTGGCCGGGGCCGTGGCGGCCTGCGGCGGCATGGGGTGCATCTCCACCGCCGATGCAGGCTACCGGGAACCGGATTTTGCCCGCGACCCGGTCCGCGCCAACCACCGCGCGCTGGCGGCGGAGATCCGAAAGGCCAAAGACCTCGCCAAGGGTGCGGGCATGGTGGCCATCAACGCGATGGTAGCCACGCAGGACTATGCCGCCGCCATCCGCACAGCGGTCGAAGCCGGTGTGGACGCCGTGGTGTCCGGTGCGGGTCTGCCGCTGGAACTGCCCGGCCTTGTGGACACGCCGGACGTGGCCATCGCCCCCATCGTATCCAGCGGCCGGGCGGCAAAGCTCATCCTGCGCCGCTGGGCCAAGGCCTTTGGCCGGACCGCTGACTTTGTGGTGATCGAAGGCTGCAAGGCAGGCGGGCACCTCGGCTTTTCGGAAGAAGAGCTTCTTGCCGGGGCCTGCCAGACGCTGGACGACATCCTGCCGGAGGTCCTGGCCGAAGTCCGGCCTTATGAGGCACAGTTCGGCCACCCCATCCCGGTCTTCGTGGCGGGCGGCGTCTACACTGGTGCCGACATGGCCCATTTTACGAAGCTGGGGGCCGCAGGCGTCCAGCTGGCCACCCGTTTCATCCCAACGGTGGAGTGCGATGCTGCGCAGGGGTACAAGGACGTTCTGCTGAAGGCCCGCCCCGAAGATGTGCGCATCATCCACAGCCCGGTGGGGATGCCGGGCCGGGCACTGAACACGCCGCTGGTGCAGGCGCTGGCGGAAGGCCGCCGCTTTCCGCCCCGGCACTGCGCCCGCTGCCTGAAGACCTGCGACCCCGCCTGTGTGCCCTACTGCATCACCCATGCACTGATCGAAGCGGTCAAGGGCAATGTGGAGGAAGGTCTTTTCTTCTGCGGGGACAATGTGGGCCGGCTGGACCGGATGTATACCGTCCGTGAACTGATGGACGAACTTGTGACCGAATGGAGGCAGAACGCATGA
- a CDS encoding ACP S-malonyltransferase, with product MKLAVLYAGQGAQHPGMGKEFYEASPAFRAAFDSAVLDFDLHRVCFEDPDGVLGQTQYTQPCMVAFACGVTAVLAEKGVQPAYTAGLSLGEYSALEAAGVFTAKQAIELAAYRGKAMADAANGIDCGMTAVLNLDRETLAQCCEQASALGCVQICNYNCPGQLVIGGEKAAVEQAAALAKAAGARRCIPLNVSGPFHTRLMAPAGDALARRFETESFGEMRVPVLFNCLGREKAAEDSIPALLVRQVQSSVYMEDTLRRLGELGVDHILEVGPGKALSGFVKKTLPGVECAAVETPEELDAVLDAWKKETV from the coding sequence ATGAAACTTGCCGTGTTGTATGCCGGCCAGGGTGCGCAGCACCCCGGCATGGGCAAAGAATTTTACGAAGCATCGCCCGCCTTCCGGGCCGCATTCGACAGCGCCGTGCTGGATTTTGACCTGCACCGCGTCTGCTTCGAGGACCCGGACGGCGTTTTGGGGCAGACCCAATACACCCAGCCCTGCATGGTGGCCTTTGCCTGCGGCGTGACCGCAGTGCTGGCCGAAAAGGGCGTACAGCCCGCATACACCGCCGGGCTTTCCCTCGGCGAATATTCCGCACTGGAAGCAGCCGGGGTGTTCACCGCGAAACAGGCCATCGAGCTGGCCGCCTACCGCGGCAAAGCCATGGCCGATGCCGCCAACGGCATCGACTGCGGCATGACCGCCGTGCTGAACCTGGACCGCGAGACCCTTGCGCAGTGCTGCGAACAGGCTTCGGCTCTGGGCTGTGTCCAGATCTGCAACTACAACTGTCCGGGTCAGCTGGTCATCGGCGGCGAAAAGGCTGCGGTGGAGCAGGCTGCTGCGCTGGCGAAAGCCGCCGGTGCCCGCCGCTGCATCCCGCTCAACGTGAGCGGCCCCTTCCATACCCGGCTCATGGCCCCCGCCGGGGACGCCCTCGCCCGCCGGTTCGAGACCGAATCCTTCGGCGAAATGCGCGTTCCGGTGCTGTTCAACTGCCTGGGCCGCGAAAAGGCTGCGGAGGACAGCATCCCGGCCCTGCTGGTCCGGCAGGTACAGAGCAGCGTCTACATGGAAGATACCCTGCGCCGTCTGGGCGAGCTGGGCGTGGACCACATTCTGGAAGTCGGCCCCGGCAAGGCCCTGAGCGGTTTTGTGAAAAAGACTCTGCCCGGCGTCGAATGCGCTGCGGTGGAGACCCCGGAAGAACTGGACGCCGTGCTGGACGCATGGAAAAAGGAGACCGTATGA